Sequence from the Pseudomonadota bacterium genome:
TTTCTTCTTCCCTGTCAAAAGAAACATCTGCCAGGCGACAGGTTTTTTCATTCACCCACACGCGCCACAAATGGTGCATGTTGGTTTGGAATTCGGCAGCGTCGTCGTGGAGGCCAAAGAGGCTGTTGGGCTCTTGGTTGATGCGCACATGGGTGACATCTTTCATTTTGAGTTGCGCGGCCTTTTTTGCAAAAGCTTCTCCAAGCTCTTCTTTGTTTTCACGGAAGAGGGCATCAGCGGGAGAGGGTTCACCTCCTACGCGCCAATAACCGCCGGGAACGCCCCATAGACCGCCATGTAGTGCCATTGTATCAGCACGTTTAACCAGCATGATGCGGCCGGCTTTTTTCTTCTTGAGTCGAAGAAACGTTAGAATGGTACCAAGCAATCCTTGCTTTTGGGGGATGACAGGCAGCAGACCTGTACCTACCGTTGCGTAAGGGAACTCGCATGCAAAAGCCATATTAAGGCTCCTTATATCTTGAGAAACGGAAAAGTGAGAAGATAAGACTTCAGCCTTCATATGGGAAAATAGGAATGTTTTTCAAGAGTTGTATACGTATTTTGTGGTGTTTTATTATGGGGTATGCTAAAGACGAGGTATTATATATCTGATGAAACGTTTAACTGGAGAATCAAGCATGAAAGCTTATATCCCAAATGCTCTGTCTTTGTTCAGAATGTTTGCCTGGATTCCGATTATTGCCATACTGCTGGCAGGTTATCCTCTCTGGGCGCTAGTATGTTATGCCTGTGCCGCTATTACTGACTGGCTTGATGGCTATCTTGCACGCTTATGGAATGTCCAAAGTGAGTTTGGCCAAAAGGTTGATCAAGAAGCTGATAAGGTGCTTGTGTTAGCCCTTCTTATTTTTGCAAGCCTTTATACTGGCTACTATGGCGAAAGTCT
This genomic interval carries:
- a CDS encoding NUDIX hydrolase — its product is MAFACEFPYATVGTGLLPVIPQKQGLLGTILTFLRLKKKKAGRIMLVKRADTMALHGGLWGVPGGYWRVGGEPSPADALFRENKEELGEAFAKKAAQLKMKDVTHVRINQEPNSLFGLHDDAAEFQTNMHHLWRVWVNEKTCRLADVSFDREEENTAVGFFTIEEILAEPDKFAPWLPETLTLFQEEGHI